The Ramlibacter algicola genome segment CCAGCACGTGCCGCACCATGAACACGGTGACGAAGCCCGCGCCCATGAAGGCGGCAGTGGCCACCAGCGAGCGCAGCGACAGCCGCGACATGCCGCACACCCCGTGGCCGCTGGTGCACCCCGAGCCCAGCCGGGTGCCGAAGCCCACCAGCAGGCCGGCGAGCACCAGCGTGCCGGGCCCGGCCCCGATGACGGGCAGCGGCACCGGCGCGACGAGCGCGTAG includes the following:
- a CDS encoding YeeE/YedE family protein, whose translation is MTIDWTSFTPWTALAGGMLIGLAAGLFAVLNGRIAGISGVLGGLLRPVRGDLGWRAAFIGGLVLAPVAYALVAPVPLPVIGAGPGTLVLAGLLVGFGTRLGSGCTSGHGVCGMSRLSLRSLVATAAFMGAGFVTVFMVRHVLGA